GGATCGATCAGTTTCCCCCGCTAATCATGAACCCAAGGACAACAACATTCAATAAAAAGCTAAAAACGCCCCCCTTCCGGACctcaactcttttttcttcactttaattttattctcttcACTTCCGCTCTCTAtcacctctctctctctctctctctctctctctctccaccTCGTCTTCCGCTTCCATTGAACTAAAAAGCGACCCCTCCTCCTCTTAACGCCCATCATCAACTGCCGTGGCTCCTCCTCCTCAATTCCCATCTCCAACCACCACTTTCTTTACTGTCCGATGCTCTGATTGAGTCTCGGAGGTTTCAATGATGGCTGTTGAAGACCAAAAGTCAACGTCCGATGGAAAGGTCTGGGGTTTTTTGAAGCAAACGTTTAAGCATTCCACTGGCGGTGCTACTACTTCCTCTCGTACTTCTCATCAAACTCATCCGCCTGTCGAGGGGACCAATCCTCATACCTCCGCTTCTGTCTCCTCTGTTGCTAGGTCGCTGCTTCCGACGCGGCGCCGGCTCAAGCTTGATCCATCGAATAAGCTTTTCTTTccttgtgagttttttttttttttttttttttttttttttttactttatttgttatatgaattttgttcGATTTTTTTAGTTGGATTTGTTCTGTTCATTCTAGGTCTAGTGCCTGTGATCTCGATCTGCTGTTGACTTTTAGCTATCAGCTACATTTCGGCTTTAGACAGCTGGAATTCTctaattgatttgattttctggttgatctttcttttaattgatTCGTCTTTCTGTTTTTGAAGATGAGCCTGGTAAGCAGGTTAGGAGTGCCATTGGAATAAAAAACACGAGCAAATCTTATGTTGCATTCAAGGTACGAATGAACGTGCTATTTGAGGCATACTGTTTTGCATATTTGTATCCATATTTCGAGCATACAGAATTTTTCTCTCACCGTTTTGTTAATCAGTGGACACTGGACAGTGAGTTCGTGTGCTAGTATTAATAGCTATAATTTCCAAAAATAGCTTTCCTTTTAATACTGTTTGTAGAATTCGGCTTATCGTGATTATTGATTCATTGTGTTTGAACTTTCATACAGTTCCAAACAACTGCACCAAAAAGCTGCTTCATGCGTCCTCCTGGTGCAATTCTTGCCCCTGGAGAGAGCATCATAGCCACTGGTATTCATTTTGTCTCTGTTATTAAGTTCATATGTAACAGCTTTGATTGTTAATTAtgcttattttcttatatcatcatattattatatatatatgtttttaactGCCGTCGGTGTTGGATGGATCTTCTAGTTTTCAAGTTTGTTGAGGTTCCCGAAAGCAACGAGAAACCTGTGGATCAAAAGAACAACAGggttaagtttaaaattatgagCTTGAAGGTGAAAGGACAAATGGATTATGTGCCTGAACTGGTGCGTCTCAATCTTCCCTTAGCTCGCTTTTCCAATTATTTACGTTTTGTGGGATGTTTTATTCAACAAGTTAATTAGGTCTTAGTTACAAATGTTCAGTTTTGTCTTGTTTCACTTTAACTTGATGAGTCCTTAAGAGGAAACGGAATTGTCAATATCTAGACTCTAGAGTAGTTTCAGCCGACACTTGTCAAAATCAGAGGGCTATTTTCATCTGTGAGCCAGGTTTGGATGCTGTTTTAATTACAAGTGCCACACTGAAAGGAGTATTGCTTGCGCACAAGAGTTTCCAATTCCGTACAAGAGTTTAGGCTGATAATTTGATGATCGTTAAACTTTTGTTGGATATTCTCAGCACAATATGCGTAACTTACTGTCGCTGGCATCCTATTgcatactttaattttgtttctaagaGTCTtggcaattttcttttcctggTTAGGATGTGTAGTGATAAGTCCATTAAGGTTATATACAAACTTTTTGGCCTTCTCTTGAATGGTGTAAATGTGTTTCTTTCCGATTTTTACAGATTAGTTCTCAAATGACCTAATTAACTGGAGTGCGTTTTTATAACCCCAGTTTTGGTTTTCTGCCTTCCTGTGTATTTCGTTTACCCGATGACTTAAagataaacttcaaatttatgaaTGTAGTATTCATTCATTgcttgttttaaaatgttcgTATCTGACTAGAAAGTGCAAGTAAAATGAGTACTGATCAAGcattctttttctatcttgTTCTAGTTTGATGAGCAGAAGGACCAAGTGTCTATAGAACAGATATTGCGGGTTGTTTTCCTGGATCCAGAACGTCCCAATGCAGTAAGTTACCTCCTTGGATGAtgataagaataaaaatttcacCAACCCTCccaatataatcaaatatttcgtgtaaagttgaaaattattttacgtTTCTGTTCTTTTTGGAATGAGAGATTTTGTgatgaatataattaaaaccTCTTTGTTTAGAAGTTcacagaaaaggaaaagaaaataagaaacttACTAGTATAGCCACAATCTAGTTCGAAATATTGTGATTTGAGGCATAAGTAGTAATCCCTTTCATATATGATTCTCTCAAGgctttagaaaaattgaagcGCCAATTAGCGGAAGCCGATGCTGCACTTGAGGCACGCAAGAAACCACCGGAGGAATCGGGCCCAAAAATAATTGGAGAAGGGCTGGTGATAGACGAATGGGTGAGCTTATTAtccttaattttataattcaaatctaataatattttgaatgtaaTGAATATCACTCTTAATGTTACTTCTTCCATTTTGTGGCTTTTCAGAAAGAACGGAGGGAAAGATATCTGGCAAAACAGCAAGTTGAAGGGGTAGATTCTGTATAGgtttggttttagttttttttttctcccggCAATGCTTCTGTAATTTGAAAGGGATTTCCAAATGAACTCTCGAGTATCGATTCTACCCTTAAAAAGTCAtgtaatctttttcttttggtatatTATCCAAAATATTGTTTAGGTGAAGATgaacttgttttattttcattgaacGAAACCCCCCAAGGTCAAGTCTTGTGTAATTTGGGACACCGACTGGGATTACTCCTTTTATATGTAGATAAAGATAATatgatttgtttctttctcGCTAATAAATTGTCTGAGGTGGAATTTATCCTAGATTTCTACTTTTGTATAATCTTGTTCTATTAGCCAatatcttgatttttttttttattgtaaacaTGGAAGGAGAAATATTGAAATtctatttgtaattttgttccCTAGTTTAAAATCAATTCGGTTGTCACGTAGTTCTATCTCAATTAATCCTACCcgaaagttttaaaattgggtTTAAGACGAATTTGTGAAAtaagtgtttatatatattagctTATTGAGCTGAAATCACTCATCTCACATCAGTCCTAGAATATATTGAGTGCAAACAATTAAAGAGGATTATTTGTGATCTTCACAACTAGCTTGAGACCTTCTAGAGAAGTAAATGAACTatatgatatttgaaatgatactctaaaactaaaactaaaagtaaatgaactatatgatatttgaaatgataCTCTCGAAGTAAAACTAGGagtaatttgaaatgatatCATCATACTATTACTTCAGATTTCTAACAAAAATGAACTATATGATACTATCAATTTGTGTCGTTCTATGTCATATGGCTCCGGCCTAGTTGTATGTGCTTGGAACCTCATCCAATCCAAATGGAGCATCGTCGTTTACAATCTTCTAGTACCAAACGCCTACACAAAGGCCGGCCTCTATATGCTTGGAACTTCGATGGCAACGCTAGCTTTGTTCTGCACTTCCTCTTCTCTGCCCAAAACTTTGCAGCTATAAATTGGAGGAGTTTCATGTGTGACATTGCCAACAACACCCCAtaaccacacacacacacacacggCTTTCTACTTGACCAAAGCCAGAGAAACTGGATTATGGCCAAGGCTACCATCTCAATTGCCATTTTCCTATTGGCTTCCtctcttctcattttcaatatttctgTAAAAGGTCGTAACTTGTTCCGTAGGTTTTCCTTAACCAttcattctaaaatatatataatttcattatttgtatgCTCTGTTTGGAATTATCGACTAATTACTTCAAAGAATAAGAAATCTTTGGCACTTGAAAAagtcatttcaatttaagatcGTTAATACATAGGaatcaattatattattggtAAGTGATATGGAGGAAATAGTAGCTGTATCCAAGTCATTTTGAGTTGATTTGAAACGTATTCGGGtgattttctttccatttaaatttatgttgaaAGAGAAATAAGCATGTTGAGACTTATTGAAATTGTTGATGCTCATTTTGTGAGTTTGGAAATGCAGGTGAGGTTGTTGTGGAAGAAGCAAGCTTGGAGTTACAATGCAACAAAGCTTATGGAGTAAAGAGTGGAGACACATGCTTTGCTATTGCTCAGGCATTCAAGCTCACCACAGACCACTTCGATTTTATCAATCCAAACCTCAATTGCTCTGCCCTCTTTGTTAGCCAGTGGCTCTGTGTCAATGCCTTCCTTACCTGAACTTAATATGATTTCCACCTGTTTGtcttcaataatattttaatttaagcaCTCAAAAACCCATTCTCATTTGATAATAAAACCCAAATCTTTCTTATGCTGATTCctaattattgtattttcacCGTGTGTTTGTTGTATGTTTGGGTTAATTAGTTCTATGTAATCTCAATcctaatcttaaatttattggTTAAGATATTTCATagtcttaaattttatatgatgAGCAGAATGTATTGCACTAATCCATAAAGTTACGTACACGTATCAGAAATTAAgctaaaataatttgtaacaATAACTCTCCAACTTCTTCAAGAAATTATCAGTTTTTGTCTATGTAAAAAtactccattttttaaaaaaatcatttaaacatctttttctctattcATCCCCGACGAGATCGATGtcgagattttttttaaatattaaaatattaactatctttttataaataattttcaaaaatagcaaattttacaataattttttaaattctaacaCTGTCATAAAAGtctataaaaaaactattattgatagaattcaaaattttactatatctcataaatattttaatttattttgctatttttaaaaatacctcATTTCTATCGGTTTAAAATTTATcctataaaatattaaaaatataatttgtaaacTATACCGATAACGATctctcattaaaaaaaagaggttGGGTCCAAAATTGTAACAAAGCCTAAAAAATTGAGCAAAAGACAAATTAGTtacattcaaatttcaaattggcATAAAACTTGACATATTCCATTTAAAGAATACTTTTGAAATCtcactcaaattttaaaaccattttatctcaacattttaaaacttgaaacatatatacaaacaACACAAATAAATCTACATACATAAGttataaaccctaaattaatttttttaatccaaaaaaaCCTATTGTAAAAATTTGGGTGTGTTGtaattttttagtatttaaataaattagtcAATCTAAACAAACTAGTTAAAAATCAATGTTTAATGTCTATCCCATAACAAAGTTTAGAAGTAGAGTTTGAGATGGCATCATGAAATAATTGTTTCTAATTAACTTCTTgataatgtttttcttaatagGACGACTCTAAATGGTCAGTCACCAATCCCTAAAACAAATTCTGAAATGTACTTCCCTACATTTTTAccatataattttatcaatctacctgtttaattttttaaattcactttTCCAATTTCTaccaaatttattatattgaaaattttgaatagtaTTTTTACTGAGatgagaaatatatatatatatatatatatatcagtCTACATCTCAAACAAACTCTACAGTATATTTTAGgtacaaacaaaatttcacatCGATTAATTTagatagaaaataaagtataaatgATATATTGTGGTAGATTATATATAGGGAAGATCcaatattattgtaattgaTATTGAGACAAGAATTAATATGGATGGATGGGTGAGCAAGTTGTGGGTGGTTGAAACATCATCCATAGTACCATCCGCCTACACAGCTGAGGGCCGGCAGGTATATTATACGTTTTGGAACTTTGATGGCAACGATTCGGCTTCTTGTTTACCACCCCcaaatcattcttttttttttacctataaATACACATTACACACACCCTTTTTACCTtataccaaaatcaaattaaacagaaagtaaataataatatatatacaaatggCTAAGGCTATGATCTCCTCCTCATTTCCCATCTTCCTATTGGCTTTCtctcttctcattttctctatttctgtCGAAACTCGTTCTACTCCCTTCCGTACGTTCATTTTTCATACTCtccttcaattcaattcattattctatattaattcatattttttttaactatacTAATCTACCATTAATTacactattattattaatctttttgttACAATAGTTATTACACTAATATGTACCCTAATTAAACACacattttataattacaataCTTTACATGTCCAACATATAAGTATTATATAATCTATGAACCAAAGctcttttaaaaacttcatttCACATTACCGAACTATGCTCTTATTCTTGGATTCAAGGTTAAGATCTTAAGTGGATTTTATGgtatgttaaaaaatatataggaaAGATCTTAAGTGGACAATTGAGATGCAGCTACGAGTGAGACATTGGTGTTTCGAATTagtataattgaatttgagaaagaGGATTGGAAGATTGTTGATTATGAATATGGAGATGGTGTGAGTTATAATATAACTAATGGAGTGagttaattattgaaaatgcaGGTGGGGTTGTTGAAGCTGGGTTGGAGTTACAATGCAACAAAGTTTATGGAGTAAAGAATGGAGACACATGCTTTGATCTTGAACAGAAATTTAAGATCACCACTCCCCACTTCAGTTTCATCAATCCAAATCTCAATTGCACTGATCTTTTCATTGGCCAATGGCTCTGTCTCGATGCTGTCCTTATCCTCCCTTAAAATTAATCACCTTTTTAATTAAGCCTTGTAATTTCAAATAACTCTTTTTTAGTgcttattaaaaaagtaatttcaaaCAAAGTCTCTACCACACACTCAATAAATGGAGGACCCAAATCTCCTCTATACTTTGTGTGTTGTTCTTagtaattttacttttctgtCTTTTCATGATTGtctgtttgtttcttttctctctttcagttaattttggttttatgtAATCTCAATCCTATTCTCAACTTTGTTGGTTAAGATATGATTCCTAtagctttaattttttgttggaGTATTTGATACCATAAActtttcttacatttttacctttttttttttttttcaagggATGAATTATCCTTATCCATTATAAGAATATTTGAGTCAAAATAATACCTATAACACAACTCTCATTCTCTTCTATCTCCTCGTTTTTCTCTCAAACAAACGCGgttgaaataatttgaatctaaTATTTCGTGCTCCAAAAGAGACCAAATacacaatttttgtttgtctaGTATTTAGAAAAGTATGCTACCATCCTTATAAATACATTTGTAAAGTGtgaaattttacaatattttcatcttaataataaaactattatCTTATTTCTCTATAAACGTTagtattcattttattattcaaaattaatttctatttggAAGTATGTTTAtaagattaaatttatgaaaaacgAAATAGATAAGCCTAAAATAACTAATATTTCTTGTAAAGTTGCCTTTTGAGTTGGAAATGTATGAGTAAAagatgttatttttttattttcgtatTGAATAtgagaatatataaatatataaatatacaaatatacaaatatgtTGTTTCCTTTAGAAAGAAAACGAGGGtataaaatatagagataTGGGAAATAGGGAGTAAGATTGATGACTAAGATCATATGTAAGATGGGATGAAATGGAATATGATTCCTAAacattgttaatttaattaggagaaaaaaagtaatgaaagcgaaagaaaaagttgaaataaaatataatgtgtagtgtatataaatattgaatgaaagttatccaaaatatgaataaatagGGGATATGTATGATAGTAATGTTCATAGAAACACCGTGAAGAAGTTAATTGagcatctttttttctttttagctttttggttggtttggggaaaaagaaatagattttGTAAGGctctctttttcaaattttttaaaaaagaaaaagaaaagagatttgGTGAAGGAAGGCTTCTTTTTTCTGCATACACATTCTTCTATTCTCTTCTGTTCATTCCCTTTTTCACCATTAACAACAGTTCACAAAAGTAAAGGGTAAAATTGATTCTCTTCTTCACTAACAACACAGATTATACGTGTGTgtctgtgtgtgtgtgggtcttcttcttctttattcattattcccgtgaataaaattgaatgcAAATCTTTCTTTTACCTATTATCAAATCCCCATATCTATTTTCACTTCTCAACTTTTCCTATCAAATGCCTCACACTCTCTTCCATTCTCATTcctatattttccttttcttttttctatatacatattatttcttctcatcctttcttttatttctttcacctcaaaatttgaatacttCATTCTTCCTTAGTCCAacatatatactttaataacttaaattaGGTTTAAACGGATGAAATGGGTGTGTTACTCTCCCACAATGAGGATTAAGGCTCCATTTTTCAGacataattattaagaaaaagaaaagataactAATTTATAGTTATGTATGTGTTCCTATAATACTTCTTATAAGATAAATGAGTTAGTCTTCTTCTCGTCAATTGATTTTAAGATTGAATTTTAtactatcaaatatttattttgaattttgaatgaattatGTGTATTAACCTTACCCTTTTAATCTGTCATATATTACATCACTaaattcaacaataataatgggCATATATATTTCCATCTTTTAGATTAAGgcctatttttataataattattgtatgtACTGATAATAAAAGGTCAgtgaactaaaaataaataaggtaAAGGATATATTAGATAGAAGATTAAGAATTTATAGGAACAATTACAGAATTAACACTTTATTTACCAATTAGAACCtttctaaactttaattagaaacatattatttaatcttcatttcttattttttatgttggTCACAAttgaatatatacacatataacAAGTCATGACGGTTAAatagaatattaatttttgaaagtaAAACACGATTTTCATATCACTAACGTATAAAAATATGCATGTGTTGTGTAAGTTGTAAGTAAGAGACGACACGATAATCTTCAACGTAACTACACAATGACATAGCATTGACGTGtatcaaattttatctaaattgAGAGAATCATAGTTATGTTATAAAAGAATAGCGTAAAGTATTtagtaaattttcaaaattttgagaataaaaatgatgaagaaaaagagaaatttatatgaGAATGGATGTGTAGATTGATGCAGACACGCTAAGAATTTTCTCCcatttttcaaaccattcaaggattatagaaaatagaagtacttattaaaagaaaagttgatgaTGAAGCTTTGTTTGAAACACACGGTCGTCTCTTTTAATCCCTAAAGCAATACAAATACGAAAGGCAAAAGGAAACCAAATGGAAgtaaataattcttttttttattattattgtagaaTATCAATATATTCTCTTCTCACTATATACCAATAAGAGAATGAGAGGTATACATAACTTCtacaacttttcaaacacaaaaaaatatatataaccaaacttATGTCAACGTCAATAACCCTATagtctaaattaaattacactaaatttaaagcatttcccaccaaaaaaacaaaaaaggaagaagagaaatttaattaaactgtCTTAATGATTTgatctcctcctcctcctcctcctcctttcCCCATCTCCAAGGCTCCAATTTGGAAGTTGTTATCGGTCACGAATCTTGACCAATACCAATGTGTCTTCCACACTTTACTCATTTCTTCTATTGGAATTCCTTTTGTTTCTGGCAAGAAGAAGTAGATGAATGTGGTCATCACACACACCCAAAAcgcaaagaaaatgaacagTCCGAACTTCATGTGGCATAACATCATCAAGAACACTTGCGCTATTGCAAATGTGAAGATCATGTTTACAGATACATTGATACTTTGAGCAGCCGAACGAATTTCCAAAGGAAATATCTCACTTGGAACCAACCATCCCAAAGGTCCCCATGACCACGCGAAACCAGCTACATAGATACATATGAATAGCACCACCACAACTGCATACCACTGGGGCAAATTCTCCGCTATTCCACTCACTCCAAATTTAGCTCCAATTGCCGCAGTTACAACCGCCTACATATAACAGATTCACATTGTTCAATAATATGGTACTAACCCACTAGCTTCAAACTTTATAATGCAGACAGAAAGCAAAGGAATAATACCTGACAAATAAGCATTTGAATGCCACCTTCAATGAAAAGGAATCTTCGACCCCATTTGTCGACGCCGTAAATCGAAACGATTGTGGCAGCGACATTAACAGAGCCAGTGATTACAGCAGACATTAAGGACGCGTCGGATTTGAAACCGATGGTGTTGAACAATACAGGAGCGTAGAACATGATGACGTTGATGCCGGAAAATTGTTGGAAGAAAGGAATCAATATAGCCATTGTGAGGTGAGGTCTGTATTTGCTTTGTAGCAAATTTGTCCATGGATGTTCTACTTGTTTAGAGGCTTCACTGGCTGCAACTAAATCTTGaaattcttcttcaacatcttcAACTCCACGTACTCTTCTGAGTTTCTTTTTGGCTTCATCAATTTGGCCTCTCTCGATCATTGAATTTGGGGTATCTGGAAGAACCAATGATCCAATGGTGATTATTAAGGCCGGAACCATTGCTCCACCCAAGCTCAGTCTCCATCCCCAACCACCCTTTATCTTTGCGAAGAAGTAATTTAGAACATTGGCTATTAGAATCCCCACAGTCACTGATAATTGAAACCCAATGTTCAATGCTCCCCTGAATTTGTATGGAGCCATTTCCGACAAGTATAGCGGCACTGACTGTAATTCACAAACACAACTTGTTATAATGGAAAATCGATTACACagatttatataatttttcaaaccgAAATCAATTTAGTATTATAGTGAAAATATATATCCTAATACAAATTCTAAGTactaaacaaccaaatatgaatacaaattAATAACATTGTTGAATTAAGTTCTAATAAATTCATGGTTAAGAACGCGAGACCCAATAAAATCTATAATACTATACACTATAATATTCTCTTTCTTATAGTGTAAATTTgtctttataaatattaataaacttGATGTTAATAGGAATgagtttcattttatttttaaaagcacGTTGACGTGAcacacaataaataaaataaaattttaattttagaaatatttttcttttcttaagcTAATTGTAACCAGAggaaaagatataaattttgggtttttatgaaaatatatatgatataataaaagatgctttattgatttattgGGAAAGGTTGTTTTCATTAGTAAGAAACAAGAAGGTGAAGAGAAGACAATAACGTCATATTTTGAAGACCCAAATTTGCTTTTTGGGAGTTGTCCtgaaaaacatttattatcaattaattaattacttaattaagGGGAAGCAAAAAGGGgttgaaaatgatatttgtaatttaatcaaatttaatgaaatccaataatttttttagttggcCAGGTTAATGTGATCTCAATGTCTTAGGACCTATAATAAAACAACCAAAAGATAGATCTTTTTCCATTATTGTCAAAAAGGTTCCCACTGCCAACAGCAAAGTACTTTtaactcttcttcttttcttttccctcaaactttttgtttttctcacgAACAGAACAGAGTTTggaaatcataaaagaaaccaGATTTAttgtgagaaaaatgaaaaaaaaaaaaagcatataaaGGAAAAGACAGAAGAGCATATCAGAATCAGAAATAACTCTCTAACAAAAAAGGACgcatttgtcattttcttagCAGTTGTCAGGTCCATTACTTCTTCAAATAATACCATAACGACGAGCTATCCCTTCccagttttatttatttttaatatcaaaagCCATAGCCAGCCAAGCAAACCGGATAatacatattaaatatttcccaaagaaaaaaaaaatcttattccAAAacatagggaaaaaaaaaaaactaaactaaacttgaaaatttgagtATAACTCAACCGCCTAAAAAGTTATATgcaacttttatttattacttgcTATGTGGTCAGATTCTATGTAACTTATGGATCGTACTGTTCTCAAATGCTAAAATTTTCTCACCTTTATTCATACATCATGTGAaccttaaaaagaaattattactGTTATTAgttgagaggaagaagatgagggGTACCTGATTTGTAAATCCAATACCAAAAccaagcaaaacccgaccaaGAATGAGCATCCAAACGGCTTTAGCAAAGCCATTAATGATGGCACCACTACAGAACAAAACGCCCCCGAAGAGCATCGACAGCCTACGACCGAACTTACGTGTCACCGTCGAGGCTACGAGTGAGGCAAGCAGCGCAGCTAAGTACAACGACGACGTGAACATCGTCAAAGTTGGACTATCGTATTTACAGTATTGGTTTCGGGTTGCCATCAAATTCTTTTTCCGGTACACATCCGGAAAAAACTTCTCCAGAAATGAGTCCATGGACGTCACACCAcctaatgaattaaaaaaataaaactcagtttcaacttttatatatatatatatatatatatatatatatatatatacacacacgtTCTATAAACATATAGCTCAACAGTTAAAACATGTCACCTGAAATTCCAATATCGTAACCGAAAATCAAGCCACCCATAGCAGCGACAATGCATGTTA
This DNA window, taken from Cucumis sativus cultivar 9930 chromosome 6, Cucumber_9930_V3, whole genome shotgun sequence, encodes the following:
- the LOC101211389 gene encoding sugar carrier protein C, yielding MPAVAAIVPGDTKKEYPGNLTPFVTVTCIVAAMGGLIFGYDIGISGGVTSMDSFLEKFFPDVYRKKNLMATRNQYCKYDSPTLTMFTSSLYLAALLASLVASTVTRKFGRRLSMLFGGVLFCSGAIINGFAKAVWMLILGRVLLGFGIGFTNQSVPLYLSEMAPYKFRGALNIGFQLSVTVGILIANVLNYFFAKIKGGWGWRLSLGGAMVPALIITIGSLVLPDTPNSMIERGQIDEAKKKLRRVRGVEDVEEEFQDLVAASEASKQVEHPWTNLLQSKYRPHLTMAILIPFFQQFSGINVIMFYAPVLFNTIGFKSDASLMSAVITGSVNVAATIVSIYGVDKWGRRFLFIEGGIQMLICQAVVTAAIGAKFGVSGIAENLPQWYAVVVVLFICIYVAGFAWSWGPLGWLVPSEIFPLEIRSAAQSINVSVNMIFTFAIAQVFLMMLCHMKFGLFIFFAFWVCVMTTFIYFFLPETKGIPIEEMSKVWKTHWYWSRFVTDNNFQIGALEMGKGGGGGGGDQIIKTV
- the LOC101211639 gene encoding vesicle-associated protein 4-2; the encoded protein is MMAVEDQKSTSDGKVWGFLKQTFKHSTGGATTSSRTSHQTHPPVEGTNPHTSASVSSVARSLLPTRRRLKLDPSNKLFFPYEPGKQVRSAIGIKNTSKSYVAFKFQTTAPKSCFMRPPGAILAPGESIIATVFKFVEVPESNEKPVDQKNNRVKFKIMSLKVKGQMDYVPELFDEQKDQVSIEQILRVVFLDPERPNAALEKLKRQLAEADAALEARKKPPEESGPKIIGEGLVIDEWKERRERYLAKQQVEGVDSV
- the LOC116404359 gene encoding lysM domain-containing protein ARB_00327-like; the protein is MAKATISIAIFLLASSLLIFNISVKGEVVVEEASLELQCNKAYGVKSGDTCFAIAQAFKLTTDHFDFINPNLNCSALFVSQWLCVNAFLT